In a genomic window of Pithys albifrons albifrons isolate INPA30051 chromosome 32, PitAlb_v1, whole genome shotgun sequence:
- the BANF1 gene encoding barrier-to-autointegration factor — translation MRNEGALPLPPKKHQLMTEPWGNKPVQALPKIGRVLGKHLERSGFDTVRHWGHQGHWRLGCPHGCHWKDWGVPKGLRVSLGTWGDTGMSPGGPGTPLGTPCAPPGLEQFQVLHKDEELLGTWRWEEGRTCLGILGGCSHSPGDPPVPLQVGKVILQYLALQRNEEEFWKWLKKVCKANAKQSQDVLAYLRSWCNNFLGSPLGQTTSCPGPLSLSGAAPSPSLPEAPQHPQGGSNPLWRG, via the exons ATGAGAAATGAAG GAGCGCTGCCCCTGCCACCAAAGAAACACCAGTTGATGACAGAGCCCTGGGGGAATAAGCCTGTCCAGGCCTTGCCCAAGATTGGGCGTGTGCTGGGGAAGCACCTCGAGAGGAGTGGGTTTGACACAGTGAGACACTGGGGACATCAGGGACACTGGAGATTGGGGTGTCCCCATGGGTGTCACTGGAAGGATTGGGGTGTGCCCAAGGGGTTAAGGGTGTCCCtgggaacttggggggacacggggatgTCTCCTGGGGGCCCAGGGACCCCACTGGGGA CCCCCTGTGCGCCCCCCGGCCTGGAGCAGTTCCAGGTGCTCCACAAGGACGAGGAGCTGTTGGGGACATGGAGGTGGGAGGAGGGCAGGACTTGCCTTGGGATACTTGGGGGGTGTTCCCATTCCCCCGGtgacccccctgtgccccttcAGGTTGGCAAGGTGATACTACAATAcctggctctgcagagaaaTGAGGAAGAGTTCTGGAAATGGCTCAAAAAAGTATGCAAAGCCAATGCCAAGCAGAGCCAAGATGTCTTGGCCTACCTGAGGAGCTGGTGCAATAACTTCCTTGGGTCACCCCTGGGCCAAACAACTTCCTGCCCGGGCCCCCTATCCCTTTCTggagctgcccccagcccctccctgcctgaGGCACCCCAACATCCTCAGGGGGGTTCCAACCCCTTGTGGAGGGGCTAA